A single genomic interval of Vulpes vulpes isolate BD-2025 chromosome 3, VulVul3, whole genome shotgun sequence harbors:
- the AGFG2 gene encoding arf-GAP domain and FG repeat-containing protein 2 isoform X15, whose amino-acid sequence MVMAAKKGPGPGGGVSGGKAEAEAASEVWCRRVRELGGCSQAGNRHCFECAQRGVTYVDITVGSFVCTTCSGLLRGLNPPHRVKSISMTTFTEPEVVFLQSRGNEVCRKIWLGLFDARTSLIPDSRDPQKVKEFLQEKYEKKRWYVPPDQVKGPAYTKGSASTPIQGSIPEGKPLRTLLGDPVPSLSAAASTSSQPRTSQPRSSQPPPHSSIKKASTDLLADIGGDPFAAPQVAPAFAAFPAFGGQTPSHGGFANFDAFGSSPGSSAFGSIPPAGQGPFQAQPTATGSSQVTPFGASPLAPSQPNSLPDMGSLLGPGASAGGIPSSVFGVAGQVPALQSAPAGGGGGSTGLAFGAFTNPFTVPPTHAPLPSTNPFQPNGLGTGSSFGMSSIGPGFPQTVPPTRAFINTFPPPVFPPQTSMTQQQNGSSFSDLGSAKLGQRQLSQPAGTSTNPFMTGSSSSPFAARPSTTNPFL is encoded by the exons ATGGTGATGGCGGCGAAGAAGGGTCCAGGCCCCGGTGGCGGGGTCAGCGGGGGaaaggcggaggcggaggcggcctCGGAGGTGTGGTGTCGCCGGGTGCGGGAGCTGGGCGGCTGCAGCCAGGCCGGGAACCGCCACTGCTTCGAGTGCGCCCAGCGCGGGGTCACCTACGTGGATATCACCGTGGGCAGCTTCGTCTGCACCACCTGCTCCGGCCTCCT GAGAGGCCTGAACCCTCCCCATCGAGTCAAGTCCATCTCCATGACAACTTTCACTGAGCCTGAAGTAGTGTTCCTGCAATCCCGTGGAAATGAG GTTTGCAGGAAGATTTGGCTGGGTCTTTTTGATGCTCGGACATCTTTAATACCGGATTCCAGGGATCCTCAGAAGGTGAAGGAATTTCTCCAGGAAAAATATGAGAAGAAGAGATG GTATGTCCCCCCAGACCAAGTCAAGGGGCCCGCTTATACCAAAGGCAGTGCCTCCACCCCCatccagggctccatcccagaaggAAAGCCCCTGCGGACTCTTCTGGGGGATCCTGTGCCATCTCTCTCAGCTGCTGCCTCCACCTCTAGCCAG CCTCGGACGTCCCAACCCCGGAGCTCTCAGCCACCTCCCCACTCTTCCATCAAGAAAGCCAGTACTGACTTGCTGGCCGACATAGGTGGAGACCCCTTTGCTGCTCCCCAGGTGGCACCAGCTTTTGCTGCGTTCCCAGCCTTTGGGG GCCAGACACCTTCCCATGGAGGCTTTGCCAACTTCGATGCCTTTGGCAGTAGCCCCGGCTCTTCTGCATTTGGAAGCATTCCTCCAGCTGGCCAAGGCCCCTTCCAGGCCCAGCCAACAGCCACAG GGAGCAGCCAGGTGACTCCATTTGGTGCCTCTCCTCTTGCACCCAGTCAGCCCAACAGCCTCCCAGACATGGGCAGCCTCCTGGGGCCCGGAGCATCAGCTGGAGGTATCCCCAGCAG CGTCTTTGGGGTGGCTGGCCAGGTCCCTGCGCTCCAGTCGGCCCCAgctggtggcggtggtggcagcACAGGGCTTGCCTTCGGAG CCTTCACCAACCCTTTTACAGTACCTCCTACTCACGCCCCGCTGCCTTCCACCAACCCGTTCCAGCCCAATGGCCTGGGCACAG GGTCCAGCTTTGGGATGAGCAGTATAGGGCCTGGCTTCCCCCAGACAGTGCCTCCCACCAGGGCCTTTATCAACACCTTCCCACCACCAGTGTTCCCCCCACAGACCTCGATGACTCAGCAGCAGAATG GCTCTTCCTTCAGCGACCTAGGATCAGCCAAGCTGGGTCAGaggcaactgagccagccagctgggACCTCTACCAACCCCTTCATG ACTGGATCCTCATCAAGCCCGTTTGCCGCCAGACCTTCAACCACCAACCCATTCTTGTAG